The following are from one region of the Arcobacter defluvii genome:
- a CDS encoding transglutaminase-like cysteine peptidase: protein MQKMLFISILLISLLSLFVTASKTFNIDDDQLNSIEKKYGSNAKKRVEMWDSMIESSRNESILNKLKNVNDFFNRITYKSDMQVWGKKDYWATPIEFMGVGAGDCEDYAIAKYFSLVKLGISDDKLRITYVTYSGPNSKFDQAHMVLTYYHQVGATPVVLDNINKNLELATKRPDLKPVYSFNATGLWQAQTKGEKRMGNNNLKSWKDLMSRF from the coding sequence ATGCAAAAAATGTTATTCATTTCAATTCTTCTTATCTCTTTATTATCTCTATTTGTAACTGCTTCAAAAACATTTAATATCGATGATGATCAACTTAACTCTATAGAAAAAAAGTATGGTTCCAATGCTAAAAAAAGAGTTGAAATGTGGGATTCGATGATTGAATCTTCTAGAAATGAATCTATTTTAAATAAACTTAAAAATGTTAATGATTTTTTTAATAGAATAACATACAAATCAGATATGCAAGTATGGGGTAAAAAAGACTATTGGGCTACGCCTATTGAATTTATGGGAGTTGGTGCTGGAGATTGCGAAGATTATGCCATTGCAAAATATTTTTCACTAGTAAAATTAGGTATTTCTGATGATAAATTAAGAATAACATATGTTACTTATTCTGGTCCAAATAGTAAATTTGATCAAGCGCATATGGTTTTAACATATTATCATCAAGTAGGAGCAACTCCTGTTGTTTTGGATAATATCAATAAAAATCTAGAATTAGCAACTAAAAGACCTGATTTAAAACCTGTTTATAGTTTTAATGCAACTGGATTATGGCAAGCACAAACAAAAGGGGAAAAAAGAATGGGTAACAATAATCTAAAATCTTGGAAAGATTTAATGAGTAGATTCTAA